The proteins below come from a single Prosthecobacter sp. SYSU 5D2 genomic window:
- the fabV gene encoding enoyl-ACP reductase FabV: MIVAPKIRGFICTTAHPEGCAKHVAEQIAVVKKGGLMENGPKRVLVIGSSTGYGLSSRIAAAFGANASTIGVFFERPGEDDRTATAGWYNTAAFEKEAKEAGLYARSFNGDAYSDAVKTEVIAAIKADLEQVDLVIYSLASPRRTHPTSGEVFKSVLKPIGEIYTNKNLNTTTGVVNEISIEPAQGDDIAQTVAVMGGEDWEMWMDALLAADALAPGVQTVSYSYIGPEVTWPIYKNGTIGKAKEDLEMVQRKLDEKLAPLNGKAWVSVNKALVTQASSAIPVVPLYISLLYKVMKAEGTHEDTIEQMDRLFRDRLYSGNPQPDEAGRIRVDDWEMKPAVQELVGKRWTEVNTDNLAEYGDFAGYQSSFLRLFGFGLEGVDYSADTNPNVPVPSIGAAAA; the protein is encoded by the coding sequence ATGATCGTTGCACCCAAGATCCGAGGTTTCATCTGTACCACCGCCCACCCTGAGGGCTGCGCCAAACACGTGGCGGAACAAATAGCTGTCGTCAAAAAGGGCGGCCTCATGGAAAACGGGCCCAAGAGGGTTCTGGTGATCGGCTCCTCCACCGGATACGGCCTTTCCTCCCGCATTGCGGCTGCGTTTGGTGCCAATGCCTCCACCATAGGTGTGTTTTTCGAGCGCCCCGGTGAGGATGACCGCACGGCGACCGCCGGGTGGTATAATACCGCCGCTTTTGAAAAAGAGGCCAAGGAGGCCGGTCTGTATGCGCGCTCATTCAATGGTGATGCGTATTCTGACGCGGTTAAAACAGAGGTCATCGCAGCCATCAAGGCCGACCTTGAGCAAGTGGACCTGGTCATCTACAGCCTGGCCTCTCCGCGCCGCACGCATCCGACGTCAGGTGAAGTCTTCAAGTCGGTCCTGAAGCCGATTGGCGAAATCTATACGAACAAGAATCTGAATACCACCACTGGCGTGGTGAATGAAATCTCCATCGAACCTGCCCAGGGGGATGACATCGCCCAGACAGTGGCGGTGATGGGCGGGGAAGACTGGGAAATGTGGATGGACGCCCTGCTGGCCGCCGATGCGCTGGCCCCGGGCGTGCAGACGGTGTCCTATTCCTACATCGGGCCGGAAGTGACCTGGCCGATCTATAAAAACGGCACCATTGGCAAAGCCAAGGAAGATCTTGAAATGGTGCAGCGGAAGCTGGATGAAAAACTGGCCCCGCTGAACGGCAAGGCCTGGGTATCCGTGAACAAAGCCCTGGTCACGCAGGCCAGCTCCGCCATCCCGGTGGTGCCTTTATACATCTCCCTCCTGTATAAGGTCATGAAGGCAGAGGGGACGCATGAGGACACCATTGAGCAAATGGACCGTCTGTTCCGGGATCGCCTGTATAGCGGCAATCCGCAGCCCGACGAAGCCGGACGCATCCGTGTGGACGACTGGGAAATGAAGCCTGCCGTCCAGGAGCTGGTGGGCAAGCGCTGGACCGAGGTGAATACGGACAACCTGGCGGAATACGGCGACTTCGCCGGATACCAGTCCAGCTTCCTCCGCCTCTTTGGTTTTGGTCTCGAAGGCGTGGACTATTCGGCGGATACGAATCCGAATGTGCCGGTGCCTTCCATCGGGGCAGCGGCGGCATAA
- the tadA gene encoding tRNA adenosine(34) deaminase TadA yields MSIELPPLIDVVSDEHYMREALRMAQKAARQDEVPIGAVIVHQGQIIGRAWNQVETLKDATAHAEMLALTQAESAMEDWRLADCDLYVTKEPCPMCAGAIMHCRIRRVIFGCGDPKGGAAGGFWNLLQAPNLNHRSEITPGVLADESVSLLKAFFAEARKRKSLGQVHVKGLSGQATASDGTVFDGP; encoded by the coding sequence GTGAGCATCGAACTGCCGCCGCTCATTGATGTGGTTTCAGATGAGCATTACATGCGGGAAGCTCTGCGCATGGCGCAAAAGGCCGCTCGTCAGGACGAGGTGCCCATAGGTGCGGTCATCGTGCACCAGGGCCAGATTATCGGCCGGGCCTGGAACCAGGTGGAGACGCTTAAAGATGCCACCGCTCACGCGGAGATGCTCGCGCTGACCCAGGCGGAAAGCGCTATGGAAGACTGGCGGCTGGCGGATTGTGATCTCTACGTTACCAAAGAGCCCTGCCCGATGTGCGCCGGAGCCATCATGCACTGCCGCATCCGCCGCGTCATCTTTGGCTGTGGCGATCCCAAAGGAGGTGCGGCAGGTGGATTCTGGAATCTGCTGCAAGCGCCGAATCTGAACCACCGAAGCGAGATCACGCCTGGCGTGCTGGCGGATGAAAGCGTGTCCTTGTTGAAAGCCTTCTTCGCCGAGGCACGCAAACGCAAGTCCCTGGGCCAGGTGCATGTGAAAGGCCTGAGCGGCCAGGCCACCGCCAGCGATGGCACTGTTTTTGACGGCCCTTAG
- a CDS encoding permease: MILAALPEPSPFGDVLMAFLSILFEGAPYIMIGTLLSGLIDAFLPAKLLERVLPRNKVLSTLVAGFLGLIFPVCECAVVPVIRRLVKKGLPLSCALSYMLSAPIMNPIVAVSTLTAFKEFENITGWSTLGNASMTIARLSLGYLVAVTVGLIVLRFRPAQLLKKSVADSIEHSAAEAAHGHAPKTTFNAKLVHAFRTAMGDFLDTGMYFTIGVIITSVFNTQVDQSLLDSVAGNSMLAIPSIMGLAFVLSLCSTSDAFIAAPMASFSMAAKLAFLVFGPMMDIKLMFMYAAVFKRRMVIAMLLGTFLLIALLANPWMDLIQLLQTPLPKP, translated from the coding sequence ATGATTTTAGCCGCCCTGCCCGAACCCAGCCCCTTTGGCGATGTCCTGATGGCATTCCTGAGCATCCTTTTTGAAGGGGCTCCATACATCATGATCGGCACCCTGCTGTCCGGTCTCATCGATGCCTTCCTCCCAGCCAAGCTGCTGGAGCGCGTACTGCCCAGGAACAAGGTCCTGTCCACCCTCGTGGCGGGCTTTCTCGGTCTTATTTTTCCCGTCTGTGAATGTGCCGTTGTGCCGGTGATCCGGCGGCTGGTGAAAAAGGGCCTCCCGCTTTCCTGTGCGCTCTCTTACATGCTTTCCGCCCCCATCATGAATCCCATCGTGGCGGTGAGCACCCTGACGGCCTTCAAGGAATTCGAGAACATCACCGGCTGGTCCACCCTGGGCAATGCCAGCATGACGATTGCGCGTCTTTCCTTGGGCTATCTGGTGGCGGTCACCGTGGGTCTCATCGTGCTGCGCTTCAGACCGGCGCAGCTTTTGAAAAAGAGCGTCGCCGACAGCATTGAGCACTCCGCCGCCGAAGCCGCCCACGGTCACGCCCCCAAGACCACCTTCAACGCCAAGCTCGTCCATGCCTTCCGCACTGCCATGGGGGACTTCCTGGATACGGGGATGTATTTCACCATCGGCGTCATCATCACCTCCGTCTTCAATACCCAGGTGGACCAGAGCCTGCTGGATTCGGTGGCCGGGAACAGCATGCTGGCCATCCCGTCCATCATGGGCCTGGCGTTCGTATTGTCCCTATGCAGCACGTCGGATGCCTTCATTGCCGCCCCCATGGCGTCCTTCTCCATGGCGGCCAAGCTCGCCTTCCTGGTCTTCGGACCCATGATGGACATCAAGCTCATGTTCATGTATGCTGCCGTGTTCAAGCGTCGTATGGTCATCGCCATGCTGCTGGGCACTTTCCTTTTGATTGCCCTGCTGGCTAACCCCTGGATGGACCTCATTCAACTTCTGCAAACCCCGTTGCCAAAACCATGA
- the ftsY gene encoding signal recognition particle-docking protein FtsY, producing MAGFFKSLIQRFTKPDIDWDDLEAALIAGDLGPRLSLQIVDELKDKARTLHGADIVQVTREHIRKILPETAQPLTRLDGKPKVVLVIGVNGTGKTTSTAKLAHLLHKGGHKVVLAAADTFRAAAVEQLEVWSQRLNIPMVKGPPNGDPASVCFEAYDLAVKTGADFLLCDTAGRLHNKHNLMEELKKIHRILGRKDSTSPHEVLLVVDATTGANALQQAREFNKIIKVTGVIVTKLDGSGKGGILVNIQQELGVPTRYIGLGEKVEEFQAFDSKRFVEELL from the coding sequence ATGGCCGGCTTTTTCAAATCCCTGATTCAACGCTTTACCAAACCCGACATTGACTGGGATGACCTGGAGGCGGCGCTCATCGCCGGTGATCTGGGGCCGAGATTGAGTTTGCAGATCGTAGATGAACTGAAGGACAAAGCGCGAACGCTCCACGGCGCGGACATTGTGCAGGTGACCCGTGAGCATATCCGTAAGATCCTGCCGGAAACCGCGCAGCCGCTGACCCGCCTGGACGGCAAGCCGAAGGTGGTGCTGGTGATCGGTGTCAATGGCACGGGCAAGACCACCTCGACGGCCAAACTCGCGCATCTCCTGCACAAAGGCGGGCACAAGGTGGTGCTGGCGGCAGCGGACACTTTTCGCGCGGCGGCGGTGGAGCAGTTGGAAGTCTGGTCCCAGCGGCTGAACATCCCGATGGTCAAAGGGCCGCCAAATGGCGATCCCGCCTCGGTCTGTTTTGAAGCCTATGACCTGGCGGTAAAAACAGGGGCGGACTTTCTGCTGTGCGACACTGCAGGCCGCCTTCACAACAAGCACAACCTGATGGAGGAGCTGAAAAAGATCCATCGTATCCTGGGCCGCAAGGACAGCACTTCGCCACATGAGGTGCTGCTGGTCGTGGATGCGACGACAGGGGCGAATGCGCTTCAGCAGGCCCGCGAGTTTAACAAGATCATCAAGGTCACCGGCGTCATTGTGACCAAGCTGGATGGCAGCGGCAAGGGCGGCATCCTGGTCAATATCCAGCAGGAGCTGGGCGTGCCCACCCGTTACATCGGCCTGGGGGAAAAAGTGGAGGAATTCCAGGCGTTCGATTCCAAACGTTTTGTGGAGGAACTGCTGTGA
- a CDS encoding ABC transporter permease produces MNLRIIWALVLRYIFLYTRNPIRLVEMVFWPVVDLLVWGNLTLFLQNNTTHEFGNYILFLLGAMILWDILFRAQQGVAISFLEDVWTRNLLNIFVAPVRTSEYLGATFAVGVLRIIITGVVLGSIAWFGYAFNVFVLEWWLVPFFLNLMLFGWSLGMISTALILRWGQAAESLAWAVPFFIQPAVAVFYPVEVMPGWAQPIAWSFPATYIFEGMREVMRTGSMNLTLLVQAFTLNLVYLAAAGGLFLWILRVTRKRGLLTKFATQ; encoded by the coding sequence ATGAATTTGAGGATCATTTGGGCCTTGGTGCTGCGCTACATTTTTCTCTACACCCGCAATCCCATCCGCCTCGTGGAGATGGTTTTCTGGCCGGTGGTGGACCTGCTCGTCTGGGGAAACCTGACCCTCTTCCTGCAGAACAACACCACGCATGAATTCGGCAACTACATCCTCTTCCTCCTGGGGGCGATGATCCTTTGGGACATCCTGTTCCGCGCCCAGCAGGGCGTGGCCATCTCCTTTCTTGAGGACGTGTGGACCCGCAACCTGTTGAACATCTTTGTCGCCCCGGTGCGCACATCTGAATACCTCGGTGCGACCTTTGCCGTCGGTGTGCTGCGCATCATCATCACCGGTGTCGTCCTCGGCTCCATTGCCTGGTTTGGTTATGCGTTTAACGTCTTTGTCCTGGAGTGGTGGCTGGTGCCCTTCTTCCTGAATTTGATGCTGTTTGGCTGGTCGCTTGGCATGATCTCCACGGCCCTCATTCTGCGCTGGGGCCAGGCCGCCGAATCCCTTGCTTGGGCAGTTCCCTTTTTCATCCAGCCCGCCGTGGCCGTGTTTTATCCGGTGGAGGTCATGCCTGGCTGGGCCCAGCCCATCGCCTGGTCCTTTCCGGCCACCTACATCTTCGAAGGCATGCGGGAAGTGATGCGCACCGGCAGCATGAACCTCACCCTGCTGGTTCAGGCCTTCACATTGAACCTCGTCTATCTGGCAGCCGCCGGCGGACTGTTCCTGTGGATTCTGCGCGTGACCCGCAAGCGCGGCCTTCTGACGAAGTTTGCCACGCAGTAA
- a CDS encoding ABC transporter ATP-binding protein, with product MSTPDTREVILEARDLTRDFDGVKALDRFSFKLHRGEILGLLGANGAGKTTAMNCMLGLTLPTSGDLFAFGKELQANRIEILKKTNFSSAYVSLPGNLKVWQNLTVFAQIYGVPNHKKKIDELLELLEVADLRNRVTGQLSAGESTRVNLCKAFLNEPELLMLDEPTASLDPDIADKVRKVVRRVQSERNIGILYTSHNMRDIEEVCDRVIFLHKGKIVAEGTPDQIVQKFSENSLEDVFIKIARSGDLEA from the coding sequence ATGTCCACCCCCGACACGCGTGAAGTAATTTTGGAAGCCCGTGATCTCACCCGCGATTTTGACGGAGTGAAGGCTCTCGACCGCTTTTCGTTCAAGCTCCATCGCGGGGAAATCCTTGGCCTGCTGGGAGCCAATGGCGCAGGCAAGACCACCGCCATGAATTGCATGCTGGGGCTGACCTTGCCCACCTCCGGGGATCTTTTTGCCTTTGGCAAAGAGCTCCAGGCCAACCGTATCGAGATCCTGAAAAAGACCAATTTTTCCTCCGCCTACGTCAGCCTGCCGGGAAACCTGAAGGTGTGGCAAAACCTCACAGTGTTCGCCCAGATTTATGGTGTCCCTAACCACAAGAAAAAGATCGATGAGCTGCTCGAACTCCTCGAAGTGGCTGATCTTCGGAACCGCGTCACCGGCCAGCTTTCCGCCGGAGAATCCACCCGGGTGAACCTCTGCAAAGCCTTTCTCAACGAGCCGGAGCTCCTCATGCTGGATGAGCCTACCGCCAGCCTGGATCCCGACATCGCCGACAAGGTCCGCAAAGTTGTCCGCCGCGTCCAGAGCGAGCGCAACATCGGCATCCTCTACACCAGCCACAACATGCGCGACATTGAGGAAGTGTGTGACCGCGTCATCTTCCTGCACAAAGGTAAAATTGTGGCCGAAGGCACACCCGATCAGATCGTGCAAAAATTCTCCGAAAACTCACTTGAGGACGTCTTCATCAAGATCGCCCGCAGCGGTGATCTTGAGGCCTGA